One Archangium violaceum genomic window, GACCGCATCGGCCTGGTGGTGTTCGCCGGCGCGGCCTACACACAGGCGCCGCTGACGCTCGACTATGGCGTGCTCAAGGAGGTGCTGCGGCAGCTGCGCACCCGGGTGCTCGAGGATGGCACCGCCATCGGCGACGCGCTCGCCACCGCGCTCAACCGCCTGCGCGACTCGGAGGCCAAGAGCCGCGTGGTGGTGCTCATCACCGACGGTGACAACAACGCGGGGAAGATCTCCCCGCGGGACTCGGCCAGCATGGCGAAGTCGCTGAACATCCCCATCTACACCATCCTCGTGGGCAAGGGCGGCAAGGTGCCCTTCCCCCAGGGCACGGACCTGTTCGGCAACACCGTCTGGCGCGAGACGGAGATTCCCATCAACCCCGAGCTGCTGCAGGACATCGCCGACACCACCGGGGGCGAGTACTACCGCGCCACCGACCCGGAGGGTCTCAAGCAGGGCCTCCAGCAGGTGCTGGACTCGCTGGAGCGCTCCAAGTTGATGGAGGGTGGGGCCGCGGCCAACTACCGCGAGGACTACCACCCGTACCTGCTGCTGGCCTTCGGACTCGCCGCGCTGGAGCTGCTCCTGCGCGCCACCTTCCTGAGGGTGTTCCCGTGACGCTGACGGACCCCTGGCGCTTCACCGTTCTCGGCTATCAGGTGGGGCTCGCGAAGCCCGCCTTCCTCGCGCTGTGCGTGCTGGGCGGACTGGTGGGCACCCTGGCCCTCGTGTCCGCGCTGCGTCGCCGCTCCCGCGTGCGCGCGCTGTTGAACGAGCGGCTCGTGGACAAGCTCGCCCCCGGTGCCTCGCGCTGGCGCCCGGCGGTGCAGGGCGGCTTCTACGGGTTGGGGCTGCTCCTCTTCGGGCTGGCGCTGGCCCAGCCCCAGTGCGGCACCAAGAGCGAGCTGACGAAGCGCCGCGGCATCGACGTGGTGGTGGTGCTGGACGCCTCCAAGTCCATGCTCGCGCGCGACGTGCAGCCCAGCCGCCTGGAGCGCGCGAAGCTGGAGCTCACCACGCTGCTGGACGAGTTGAAGGGAGACCGGGTGGGCCTGGTGGCCTTCGCGGGTGACGCATTCGTGCAGTCGCCCCTCACCTCGGACTACTCGGCGGTGAAGCTCTTCCTGCGCGCGGTGGAGCCGGAGCAGATGCCCCAGGGCGGCAGCAACATTGGCGAGGCGTTGATGCTCGCCAGGCAGGTGCTGGAGAACGCGGACCGCGGCGCCAAGGAGCGTGTGGTGGTGCTGCTGTCGGACGGCGAGGACCTGGTGGGCGAGGTGGACAAGGCCGTGGCCGCGCTCAAGGAGGCCAACGTCCAGGTGCTCACCGTGGGCGTGGGCTCCGAGCAGGGCGAGCCCATCCCCGTCTACAACCGCCGCGGCGAGTTCGTGGACTACAAGAAGGACAGCAGCGGTGAGACGGTGATTACGCGCATGGACCGCGCGGGCCTCACCGCCATCGCCGAGAACACCGGCGGCGCCTTCTTCTACCAGCCGCGCGGTGTGGCCATGGCCCAGGTGCTGGAGCGCATCGAGAAGATGCAGAAGAGCGAGCTGGAGAGCCGCGTCACCGTCCGCTACGACGAGCGCTTCCAGACATTCGCCCTGCCGGGGCTCGTGATGCTGGTGGTGGGCATGTTGCTGCTGCCGTCCTCGCGCCGGAGGTCGTCGTGAGCAGGCGGATCCTGGACATGCGTGTGGGGGTGGTGCTCCTCGCCGTGGGGCTGGTGCTGCCGTCGGGGGCCCGGGCCGCGGGCCTGTTGGAGAAGGAGCACCCGCTCATCCAGCAGGGGCGTCAGGCGTACGACGCGGGCCGCTACGAGGATGCGCTCTCGGCCTTCGAGCAGGCGAAGAAGGAGCGTCCGAATGATCCGGCGGTGGAGTTCAACCGCGGCGACGCGCTGATGAAGCTGGGCCGCTACGACGAGGCGAGGCAGGCCTTCCAGAGCGTGGCGGACTCCAACCAGCAGGAGCTGCGTCAGAAGGCCACCTACAACCTGGGCAACGTCTACGCGGCGACGGGCGACACGCGCGAGGCGCTCAAGGCGTACCGCCGCGCGCTCACCATGAACCCCTCGGACGCCCAGGCCCGGCACAACTACGAGGTGCTGCTCAAGAACCTGCCTCCGCCGCAGAAGGGTGGCTCGGATGGCGGCACGGACGGAGGCCAGGACGGAGGCCAGGACGGAGGCCAGGATGGCGGCTCCCCGGATGCGGGTCAGCAGGATGGGGGCACGTCGGCGGATTCGGGCACGGATGGTGGCACGGACGGCGGCTCGGATGCCGGCATGGATGGGGGGATGGATGGAGGCCAGGACGGTGGCCAGGGTGACGCGGGCCAGCAGGATGGGGGCGAGGGCGACGGAGGCCAGGGAGATGGCGGCTCCGACGCGGGCCCGGATGGGGGCGAGGGCGACGGAGGCCAGGCGGACGGAGGCCAGGGGGATGGAGGCGAGGGCGACGCGGGCCAGGGCGAGGACGAGCAGGGCCAGGAATCCGACGGAGGCACCGAGGGTGAGGCCGAGGAGGTGGATGGAGGTGTCAACCCGGAGGACATCGATCGCCAGGAGGCCGAGCGCCTGCTGGATGCGATGAAGCAGAACGAGAAGAATCTCCAGCAGTGGCGTTTCCAGCAGAAGAAGCGGCCGAGGAATCCCAATGAGAAGGACTGGTAGCGGCCACGCGGCGCTGGCCGCGCTCGCCCTGTTGCTGGTGGCGATGCCAGCATGGGCGGACATCGAATTCTACCAGACGGTGGATCGCACCGAGGTGGGCACGGAGGACCTCTTCCAGCTCACCGTGGTGGTGGTGGATCCGCCGGACAACGCCCGGGTGCAGTTCCCCGCGCCCGAGGACTTCGAGGTGCTGTCGTCCTCGCAGAGCACCCAGAGCTCCATCGCGATGAGTGGGAACGGGCCGCCCGTCATCCAGACGGTGCGCAAGCACGTGCTGATGATGCGAGCCAACCGCACGGGCAATCTCACCATCCCCCCGGCCGTGCTCACCGCCGGAGGCCGTACCTGGCGCACCGAGCCCATCAAGATGACGGTGCGCAAGGGGCACGTGGGTGGGTCCGCGCAGGCCCAGCGCCAGCGAATGCCGGATCCCTTCCGCAACTTCCCTGGCTTCGGCGGCATGCAGGATCCGTTCGCCGACGAGGAGGAAGAGGAGGATCCGGGTAGGCGGATGCAGGAGGACATCCGGATTCCCCGTGGGGACTCGGACCTGTTCCTGCGCGCCACCCTCGACAAGAAGCAGGTGTACGTGGGCGAGCAGGTGACGCTGTCGCTCTACATCTACTCGCGCGTGGACCTCTCCAGCGTGGACGCGGTGACCATGCCGAAGCTGGATGGTTTCTGGAGCGAGGACGTGGAGAGTCCCACGCAGCTCTCCGGCGAGCAGCGCGTCGTCAACGGCATTCCCTACCGCACCTACCTGCTGCGGCGGCGTGCGCTCTTCCCGGTGAAGAGTGGCACCCTGGCCGTCACCCCCGCCGAGGCGGACATCACCACCGGCTTCCTGTTCGCCGGCCACCGGGTGCACCGCGTCTCCAATGCGCTGGAGGTGGAGGTGAAGCCGCTGCCGCCGGGTGGACCCAAGGGCATGCCGAGCGCCCACGTGGGCGACTGGAAGCTGTCCCTGGATGTGTCCCAGACACAGGTGGAGCTGGGCCAGCCCGTGACGGTGCGGGTCATCCTGGAAGGCTCGGGCAACGTGAAGAACGTCACGCCGCCCCGCCTGGAGGCCCCCGCCGCGTTCAAGGTGTACGATCCGACGACCACCGACAAGGTGACGCCCAACAAGTGGAAGATCCAGGGCCGCCGGGTGCAGGAGTACCTGGTGATGCCGCAGCGCACGGGCACCTTCACGTTGCCGGCGCTCGAGTTCCCCTATTTCAACCCGAAGACGGGCCGCTACGAGGTGTCCCGAACCGATCCGGTGGAGATCTCCGTGGAGCCCGGGGCGGGTGGGGTGGCGTCGTCCGGGCCAGCGGCCACGCCCTCGCAGATGGCGGACGCCGCGTCCGAGCAGAAGAACGTCCTCACCGCGGGCGGCTTGCGCCCGCTGCGCTACCAGGCCCGCTTCGAGGAGCCCGCGGCGGCCGTGTGGCAGCGGCCCTTCTTCGTGCCGGCGGTGCTGACGCCCGTGGGGCTGATGATGGTCCTGGGCCTGGCGGGGCTGGTGCGCGGGAGGTTGTCGAACCAGGACGAGGGCAGCCGCAACCGGCAGCGGGCCAAGGCGGCGCGCAAGCGGCTGGCGGAGGCGGAGAAGCTGCGCGGAGGCAGCTCCAGCGCCTTCTACGGTGAGGTGGAGAAGGCCGTGCTGAACTTCCTGGAGGCCCGGCTGCACGCTCCGGTGGGAGGCCTCACCCGGGACGCGCTGGAGGCGAAGCTGGCCGAGGCCGGAGTGGACGCGGCGCGACGCCAGCGGGTGCGCTTCGTGTTGGAGGCGTGTGACGCGGGCCGCTTCGCCCCCGGCGCCGAGCCGGCTGCCCGCGAGCGCATCCTGGATGACGCCGCGGCCGTCATGGAGGGTTGGGACAAGTGAGCGCCATCACCGCCATCCTCGTGGCCACGCTGTTGAGCCAGACGTACTACTCGCCGGAGGAGGCCCAGACCCTCTTCCAGCAGGCCAACGAGGCCTTCCTGAAGCAGGACTACGCCGCCGCGCGCGAGGGCTACGAGAAGTTGATCTCGCACGGCTTCGGAGGCCCGGACATCCACTACAACCTGGGCACCACGTACCTGGCGGAGGGAGACCTGGGGCGCGCGGTGCTGGCCTTCGAGCGCTCGCGCAAGGCTGGAGGAGAGGGCCCGGACCTGGAGGCCAACCTCTCGCTCGCGCGCGCGAGGCAGCTCGACAAGGTGGTGGGCAACGCGCCCGAGGAGCCCTTCCTGCAGCGCGTGGTGGCCGCCACGAGCGGCAACCTGGTGGCGTGGCTCTTCCTGGGGACGTGGCTGGCCGCCTTCGCCTTCCTGATTCTCTTCCGGCTGTTGCGTCCGGGCCGGCGCGCCTGGGCGCTGGTGGTGGGGAGCGTGTTGCTGGTGGCGTCGGTGCCGTCCGGCGCGCTGCT contains:
- a CDS encoding VWA domain-containing protein, with translation MTLTDPWRFTVLGYQVGLAKPAFLALCVLGGLVGTLALVSALRRRSRVRALLNERLVDKLAPGASRWRPAVQGGFYGLGLLLFGLALAQPQCGTKSELTKRRGIDVVVVLDASKSMLARDVQPSRLERAKLELTTLLDELKGDRVGLVAFAGDAFVQSPLTSDYSAVKLFLRAVEPEQMPQGGSNIGEALMLARQVLENADRGAKERVVVLLSDGEDLVGEVDKAVAALKEANVQVLTVGVGSEQGEPIPVYNRRGEFVDYKKDSSGETVITRMDRAGLTAIAENTGGAFFYQPRGVAMAQVLERIEKMQKSELESRVTVRYDERFQTFALPGLVMLVVGMLLLPSSRRRSS
- a CDS encoding SH3 domain-containing protein; the protein is MSAITAILVATLLSQTYYSPEEAQTLFQQANEAFLKQDYAAAREGYEKLISHGFGGPDIHYNLGTTYLAEGDLGRAVLAFERSRKAGGEGPDLEANLSLARARQLDKVVGNAPEEPFLQRVVAATSGNLVAWLFLGTWLAAFAFLILFRLLRPGRRAWALVVGSVLLVASVPSGALLAAHVWVHETLHEAVVVAPTLRAREFPKEEAKVAFEVHPGLKVRVMEETGRYVRIRLPNGLEGWAEREGVAEI
- a CDS encoding BatD family protein, whose product is MRRTGSGHAALAALALLLVAMPAWADIEFYQTVDRTEVGTEDLFQLTVVVVDPPDNARVQFPAPEDFEVLSSSQSTQSSIAMSGNGPPVIQTVRKHVLMMRANRTGNLTIPPAVLTAGGRTWRTEPIKMTVRKGHVGGSAQAQRQRMPDPFRNFPGFGGMQDPFADEEEEEDPGRRMQEDIRIPRGDSDLFLRATLDKKQVYVGEQVTLSLYIYSRVDLSSVDAVTMPKLDGFWSEDVESPTQLSGEQRVVNGIPYRTYLLRRRALFPVKSGTLAVTPAEADITTGFLFAGHRVHRVSNALEVEVKPLPPGGPKGMPSAHVGDWKLSLDVSQTQVELGQPVTVRVILEGSGNVKNVTPPRLEAPAAFKVYDPTTTDKVTPNKWKIQGRRVQEYLVMPQRTGTFTLPALEFPYFNPKTGRYEVSRTDPVEISVEPGAGGVASSGPAATPSQMADAASEQKNVLTAGGLRPLRYQARFEEPAAAVWQRPFFVPAVLTPVGLMMVLGLAGLVRGRLSNQDEGSRNRQRAKAARKRLAEAEKLRGGSSSAFYGEVEKAVLNFLEARLHAPVGGLTRDALEAKLAEAGVDAARRQRVRFVLEACDAGRFAPGAEPAARERILDDAAAVMEGWDK
- a CDS encoding vWA domain-containing protein — translated: MLPDLAFHSPQFLWGLLLVPVLLAWAWRERRSRAALRFSAAHVLARQGRGVRTYMLPMLPFMRAFAVAAAVVALARPQSRDARVRDMSVEGIDIVVALDLSTSMEAGDFRPQNRLHVAKEVLAEFISNRVNDRIGLVVFAGAAYTQAPLTLDYGVLKEVLRQLRTRVLEDGTAIGDALATALNRLRDSEAKSRVVVLITDGDNNAGKISPRDSASMAKSLNIPIYTILVGKGGKVPFPQGTDLFGNTVWRETEIPINPELLQDIADTTGGEYYRATDPEGLKQGLQQVLDSLERSKLMEGGAAANYREDYHPYLLLAFGLAALELLLRATFLRVFP
- a CDS encoding tetratricopeptide repeat protein; this translates as MRVGVVLLAVGLVLPSGARAAGLLEKEHPLIQQGRQAYDAGRYEDALSAFEQAKKERPNDPAVEFNRGDALMKLGRYDEARQAFQSVADSNQQELRQKATYNLGNVYAATGDTREALKAYRRALTMNPSDAQARHNYEVLLKNLPPPQKGGSDGGTDGGQDGGQDGGQDGGSPDAGQQDGGTSADSGTDGGTDGGSDAGMDGGMDGGQDGGQGDAGQQDGGEGDGGQGDGGSDAGPDGGEGDGGQADGGQGDGGEGDAGQGEDEQGQESDGGTEGEAEEVDGGVNPEDIDRQEAERLLDAMKQNEKNLQQWRFQQKKRPRNPNEKDW